The DNA segment GAGGAAACCTCGACCTTAGGCTGCCCGTGCATTCCGGCGACGAGTTGGGCATCCTCGCGCAGGCCTTCAATGATATGGCCGCCCGGCTGCGGGATTTCCGGCGATCCGATCAGGCCAAGCTTGCCCTCACCCAAAAGACCACGCAAATGGCCATCAACAGCCTTTCCGATGCGGTGGCGGTTTTCGGCGCCGAGGGCGGCGTAGAGATGTCGAACGATCCCGCTTCCGCGCTTTTCGGCATCAAGCCCGGCGTAAGCCTGCAGGATCTCGGGTTGAAATGGCTGACGGTTCTTTTTGAAAGGACCGCGCAAGAGCTGCGTCCCTTCAAACCGCGGGCCTACGAAGGGGCAATCCAGGTTTTCCGGGACGGCGAGGAACGCTTTTTCCTGCCCCATGCCATCCCCATGCTGGATGAGACCCGTAGGCTCTATGGCGTGACCGTCGTCCTCGCGGATGTCACCGAGCTCCGCCGTCTCGACGAAAGCAAAAGCGATTTGCTGGCCACGGTTTCCCATGAACTCAAGACCCGCCTTACCTCCGTGCGGATGGCGGTCCATCTGCTCCTAGACGATAAGGTAGGGCCCGTGAACGGCCGCCAGGCCGATCTCCTGCACACGGCCCGGGAGGATACCGAACATCTCCACAGGATGATCGAAACGCTCCTGGATATCGGCCGAATCCGCTCCGGGCGCATGGAGATGGAGTTGAAACCAATGGAGCCCGGGGAACTGATCGATCATTCACTCGACGCCGCGAGG comes from the Fibrobacterota bacterium genome and includes:
- a CDS encoding HAMP domain-containing protein yields the protein GNLDLRLPVHSGDELGILAQAFNDMAARLRDFRRSDQAKLALTQKTTQMAINSLSDAVAVFGAEGGVEMSNDPASALFGIKPGVSLQDLGLKWLTVLFERTAQELRPFKPRAYEGAIQVFRDGEERFFLPHAIPMLDETRRLYGVTVVLADVTELRRLDESKSDLLATVSHELKTRLTSVRMAVHLLLDDKVGPVNGRQADLLHTAREDTEHLHRMIETLLDIGRIRSGRMEMELKPMEPGELIDHSLDAARQSFKEKGVRLHRSFPLDLPPVLADASRAHLVLDNLLSNALKYTPAGGNVSVTAERQGGHVRFDVADTGPGIPPGDLSRIFERFYRGSREGEPGGAGLGLAIAKEVADAHGGGISVKSQEGMGSTFSFTLLRGPVS